In Hallerella succinigenes, the following are encoded in one genomic region:
- a CDS encoding multidrug effflux MFS transporter, translating into MTATQKKYPNGYVYLSIMLGMLTAFTPFVTDFYLPALPSLTDYFSASASSVQMSLTMSMLGLACGQLLVGPISDKFGRKKLLIASLVVFLVTTLLCLFAPNIWSFNLYRLFQGMAGSGGLVISRSVTTDSFRGKLLSKFLALVSAINGIAPVTAPVFGGILLKFTSWKGTFVALLVIGVVLLGLALRFTETLAERRRSQKSLLSTFALYGKVLKNGEYVRNLMIFVTSSFVLFAYISASPFIFQVGYGFSPMMFSFVFALNAVGIGVGCALSSQFSEDLKALRFGAVLLVIASIVAFSLLFVKAGPIWVEASFFVLLFSFGLLQPPATAQTLRTERANGGTASALMGALGFMMGSIASPLVGVGDTFQTLGIALLVGSVAVLFSTLVATSSRYKKVTAPVVA; encoded by the coding sequence ATGACAGCCACACAAAAGAAATATCCGAACGGTTACGTCTATTTGTCGATTATGCTTGGCATGTTGACCGCGTTTACACCGTTCGTTACGGACTTCTACTTGCCGGCGCTTCCGTCTCTTACGGATTACTTTAGCGCGAGCGCTTCGTCGGTCCAGATGAGCCTTACCATGAGCATGCTCGGCCTTGCTTGTGGACAGCTTTTGGTGGGGCCGATCAGCGATAAGTTTGGGCGGAAAAAACTGCTGATCGCTTCGCTTGTCGTTTTTTTGGTGACGACTCTTCTTTGCCTTTTTGCACCGAATATCTGGAGCTTTAATCTGTACCGTCTGTTTCAAGGTATGGCGGGTTCTGGCGGTCTTGTGATTTCTCGTTCGGTGACGACGGACTCTTTTCGCGGAAAACTGCTTTCAAAATTCCTTGCACTTGTGAGTGCGATTAACGGGATTGCCCCTGTGACGGCGCCTGTATTTGGCGGAATCCTTTTGAAGTTTACGAGCTGGAAGGGAACTTTTGTCGCCCTACTTGTGATTGGTGTTGTGCTTCTTGGACTTGCTCTTCGCTTTACAGAAACGCTTGCGGAGCGCCGCCGCTCTCAAAAGTCCTTGCTCTCGACTTTTGCACTTTATGGTAAGGTTTTGAAAAATGGGGAATACGTGCGGAACTTGATGATCTTTGTGACGTCGAGCTTTGTTTTGTTCGCCTATATTTCGGCATCGCCTTTTATTTTTCAGGTAGGATATGGCTTTTCGCCGATGATGTTCAGCTTTGTTTTTGCGCTGAATGCGGTCGGGATTGGTGTTGGCTGTGCGCTTTCGAGTCAGTTTAGCGAGGATTTGAAGGCTCTTCGTTTTGGTGCTGTTTTGCTGGTCATCGCTTCGATTGTTGCGTTCTCGCTCTTGTTTGTCAAGGCGGGACCGATTTGGGTTGAGGCTTCGTTCTTTGTGCTGCTCTTTTCTTTTGGCCTTTTGCAGCCTCCGGCGACGGCGCAGACCTTGCGCACGGAACGCGCGAATGGTGGAACGGCGAGTGCTTTGATGGGAGCGCTTGGCTTTATGATGGGAAGCATCGCGTCGCCGCTTGTGGGCGTTGGGGATACGTTCCAAACGCTTGGAATCGCTTTGCTTGTGGGGAGCGTCGCCGTGCTTTTTTCGACTCTTGTGGCGACTTCTTCGCGGTATAAAAAAGTGACAGCCCCGGTCGTTGCTTAA
- the hrpA gene encoding ATP-dependent RNA helicase HrpA: protein MTADYAQLKIEYPDLPVVKKRAEFLELLKKHQVVIVKADTGSGKSTQVPKFLLESGLAAGGRIGVTEPRRLAAMSIADRLREELKDENLVSTRIRFLEEGPKDAPIKVMTDGILLQEFRQDRLFKMYSAIMVDEAHERSLNIDILLGIFKGVLKERPEFRLVIASATLDAKLFEKFYENSAVLEAEGRMYPVQIIFADPQENSSKSKGDSGLVEEARDAILALEEEGKDHLLCFLPTERDIQDLSAELIQKLDDKKFDVLSLFGRMSPREQKKVFQNSGKTRIVLATNIAETSLTIPGIAYVVDTGMARVSRYNPQTRIQGLPVEKISQASARQRTGRAGRVKPGVCVRLYTEEDFNDREEFTEPEIRRSNLSNVVLQLRSLNLSVEDFPFIQPPPRSAFRGAYKSLFELGALSSVERGARVTPFGAEMAHLPMDVALSAVLLRARNAGVLQPAIIVCSALSIQDPRLFPSEEPMKEKARRMHKGMGGHKSDFLTFLAEWNGFCREWNGTTWNALRKYCEKHFMHFLRCREWIDLYEQFSRILKVKFGSYVCPFDSFHRDNLHIALLTGFLGGVARRDRDNGCYRLVGGRDAYLFPGSDLAGKFPEFVLSAEVRETSRVFLTKASEIMPEWIIKVAKDFCTYRWFEPRWNPERGFVEAVEEVSFRGMVLSRSHRVDYGRVNPEEAARIFFLEAIVEGDMPRPFPFMQHNERVLEALRASEVRLRRWGICPSDDLQVDYLMERAPGVFSLQTLKEFMAKNTDKALRYTEEDWFHASETGMEHFESFKNNPVIAAAYRQKLAKAQEERKAAQHGGVVEFQKILDRQIRSELVFDSSKTWDGLSLEIPADFLPKLSPAILAHELSKWRAWMVEAFIRELPKGDRKKLEQKKDDLDDRFVDFLERNPQKSPLISLYEAFESFGSSEAALPVLNPQNEHHLMLHLSITSSEFSEKFPLELSPEWGACIFFDAVRPLVQKAALAMPVLGVSYGWKPQGALAMQTEEADFWQRFYRRTRLVSLEDSALKSLFEARFAFLNRRDESGWALRSLLAMTDAEKEKFTVDYLDEVLARFSGIEFARSRKVRSFADISSRETTAETNSREGLFRLVFDASYLGVTAFVRAWDAFREAFVGFRRGTKVSEKLLQLASRLAAEENLYARLRLISAFVLPEKASEWGEWKEGLSLPTVKNLREKFSSYFAGRFLKDHELKNARDTLSLAEKVRSDADSFDAIVSLQILLENFELLRYKRSFLAQAPEEKVERDDLLKLRARFKSR from the coding sequence GTGACCGCGGATTATGCACAGCTGAAAATCGAATATCCGGATCTTCCCGTTGTCAAAAAACGGGCAGAGTTTTTGGAGCTTTTAAAAAAACATCAGGTCGTAATCGTCAAGGCGGACACGGGTTCCGGTAAGTCGACTCAGGTTCCCAAGTTTTTGCTCGAAAGCGGTCTTGCGGCTGGTGGCAGAATCGGTGTGACGGAACCCCGCAGACTTGCGGCGATGTCTATCGCAGACCGTTTGCGTGAAGAATTGAAAGATGAAAATCTTGTTTCGACGCGAATCCGTTTTTTGGAAGAAGGTCCTAAAGACGCTCCGATTAAAGTGATGACGGACGGTATCCTTTTGCAGGAATTCCGCCAGGATCGCCTGTTCAAAATGTATTCCGCAATCATGGTCGACGAAGCGCATGAACGCTCGCTCAACATCGATATTTTGCTCGGCATTTTTAAGGGCGTATTAAAAGAACGCCCGGAGTTTCGATTGGTGATTGCGAGTGCGACCCTTGACGCCAAACTTTTTGAAAAGTTTTATGAAAATTCGGCGGTTCTCGAAGCGGAAGGGCGCATGTACCCGGTCCAAATCATCTTTGCCGATCCGCAAGAGAATTCCTCTAAGAGCAAAGGCGATTCGGGCCTTGTCGAAGAAGCTCGTGATGCGATTCTTGCTTTGGAAGAAGAAGGGAAAGATCACCTGCTCTGTTTTCTTCCCACAGAACGCGACATTCAGGATTTGAGCGCCGAACTGATTCAAAAGCTCGACGATAAAAAGTTTGACGTGCTTTCGCTCTTTGGACGCATGAGTCCTCGGGAACAGAAAAAGGTCTTTCAAAATTCCGGAAAGACGCGCATTGTGCTCGCGACGAATATCGCGGAAACATCTTTGACGATTCCGGGAATTGCGTATGTGGTCGATACGGGAATGGCGCGTGTTTCGCGATACAATCCGCAGACGCGTATCCAAGGACTTCCGGTGGAAAAAATTTCACAGGCGAGCGCCCGTCAACGTACAGGACGTGCGGGTCGCGTCAAACCGGGCGTTTGCGTTCGCCTGTACACAGAAGAAGATTTTAACGACCGCGAAGAATTTACCGAACCGGAAATTCGCCGTTCAAACCTTTCGAATGTGGTGCTGCAACTCCGCAGCCTGAACCTTTCCGTGGAAGATTTCCCGTTCATTCAGCCGCCTCCGAGATCCGCTTTCCGTGGCGCGTACAAGTCGCTGTTTGAACTCGGTGCACTCTCGAGCGTGGAACGCGGTGCGCGAGTGACGCCTTTTGGCGCAGAAATGGCGCACCTGCCGATGGATGTCGCACTTTCTGCCGTCTTGTTAAGGGCGCGGAACGCGGGCGTTTTGCAACCGGCGATTATCGTCTGCTCGGCGCTTTCCATTCAGGATCCAAGGCTTTTCCCGTCGGAAGAACCGATGAAGGAAAAAGCCCGTCGAATGCACAAGGGCATGGGCGGTCACAAGAGCGACTTTTTGACCTTCCTTGCGGAATGGAACGGTTTTTGTAGGGAATGGAACGGTACCACTTGGAATGCGCTTCGCAAGTACTGCGAAAAGCATTTTATGCATTTTTTGCGCTGTCGCGAATGGATCGATCTTTATGAACAATTCTCTCGCATTCTCAAGGTCAAGTTCGGCTCTTATGTTTGTCCGTTTGATTCCTTTCACCGCGATAATTTGCACATTGCCCTTTTGACGGGATTCCTCGGTGGTGTTGCACGCAGGGATCGCGATAATGGTTGCTACCGTCTTGTCGGCGGTCGTGATGCTTACCTTTTCCCGGGAAGCGATCTCGCTGGAAAGTTCCCGGAGTTTGTGCTTTCGGCAGAAGTCCGTGAAACGAGCCGCGTCTTTTTGACGAAAGCTTCGGAGATCATGCCGGAGTGGATCATCAAGGTCGCCAAGGACTTTTGTACTTACCGCTGGTTTGAACCGCGCTGGAATCCGGAACGTGGCTTTGTGGAAGCGGTCGAAGAGGTTTCTTTCCGCGGCATGGTCCTTTCCCGTTCGCACCGCGTTGATTATGGACGCGTGAATCCAGAAGAAGCGGCGCGGATTTTCTTTCTCGAAGCGATCGTCGAAGGGGATATGCCAAGGCCTTTTCCCTTTATGCAGCACAATGAACGCGTTTTGGAAGCGCTGCGTGCGAGCGAAGTGCGTTTGCGACGTTGGGGAATTTGTCCGTCGGATGATCTGCAGGTGGATTATTTGATGGAACGCGCTCCGGGCGTGTTCTCCCTGCAGACGTTAAAAGAATTTATGGCGAAGAATACGGACAAGGCGCTCCGTTATACAGAAGAGGATTGGTTCCACGCTTCGGAAACGGGGATGGAACATTTTGAATCCTTCAAGAACAATCCGGTCATTGCGGCGGCGTACCGTCAAAAGCTTGCCAAGGCGCAAGAAGAGCGCAAGGCGGCGCAACATGGCGGCGTTGTCGAATTTCAGAAAATTCTCGACCGTCAAATTCGATCGGAACTCGTCTTTGATTCAAGTAAAACCTGGGACGGTCTTTCTCTTGAAATCCCGGCGGACTTTTTGCCAAAACTTTCCCCAGCGATTCTTGCCCATGAGCTTTCGAAATGGCGAGCCTGGATGGTGGAAGCGTTCATTCGTGAACTGCCCAAGGGTGACCGTAAAAAGCTCGAACAGAAGAAGGATGACCTGGACGACCGCTTCGTGGATTTTCTCGAAAGGAATCCGCAAAAGTCTCCGCTCATTTCGTTGTACGAAGCCTTTGAAAGCTTTGGAAGTTCCGAAGCTGCGCTTCCGGTTTTGAATCCGCAAAACGAGCATCATCTGATGCTTCATTTGTCTATCACCTCTTCGGAATTTTCCGAAAAATTCCCGTTAGAACTTTCTCCGGAATGGGGCGCCTGCATTTTCTTTGATGCGGTTCGTCCGCTGGTGCAGAAAGCGGCTTTGGCGATGCCTGTGCTTGGCGTTTCTTACGGTTGGAAGCCGCAAGGCGCATTGGCGATGCAGACGGAAGAAGCGGATTTTTGGCAAAGGTTCTATCGCAGAACGCGCTTGGTGAGTCTAGAAGATTCGGCTCTCAAGTCTTTGTTTGAAGCCCGCTTTGCGTTCCTCAATCGCAGGGATGAATCGGGCTGGGCTTTGCGTTCTTTGCTTGCGATGACGGATGCGGAAAAGGAAAAGTTTACCGTCGATTACTTGGACGAAGTGCTTGCGCGGTTCTCCGGAATTGAATTTGCGCGATCACGCAAGGTGCGCTCTTTTGCCGATATTTCGTCCCGGGAAACGACCGCGGAAACGAATTCCCGCGAAGGGCTTTTCCGCTTGGTCTTTGACGCTTCGTATCTCGGCGTGACCGCTTTTGTTCGGGCGTGGGACGCTTTCCGCGAAGCGTTCGTCGGGTTCCGTCGAGGAACAAAGGTCTCGGAAAAACTTCTCCAGTTGGCGTCTCGCCTAGCTGCAGAAGAAAACCTTTACGCTCGTCTGCGGCTAATTTCCGCTTTTGTCTTGCCCGAAAAGGCTTCGGAATGGGGCGAATGGAAAGAGGGGCTTTCGCTTCCGACCGTCAAGAATCTGCGCGAAAAATTTTCCTCGTATTTTGCTGGCCGCTTTTTGAAGGATCATGAGTTGAAAAATGCTCGGGACACGCTCTCGCTCGCCGAAAAGGTGCGCTCGGATGCGGATTCCTTTGATGCGATCGTTTCGCTCCAGATTCTGCTTGAAAACTTTGAACTTTTGCGTTATAAACGCTCCTTCCTTGCCCAGGCTCCCGAAGAAAAGGTCGAAAGGGACGATCTCTTGAAACTTCGGGCACGATTCAAGAGTCGCTGA
- a CDS encoding peptidylprolyl isomerase, whose protein sequence is MKKSNLIALVLWTASSLFAAPELFESIAAIVDGKPIMRSEVMENLYQFQNTAEASEKSEKEQIAFVLDRLIDDKVLLSRVDRDSIRITDDEVDLRVTQHLQNLAARQNISMEILERAIRAQLGMSMVQYRENLAKQVREQMTIGRIRQRYVGGIKPTRKEVAEFYEHYKDSIPRQYNCMRLAHIALKIEPSPMIVDSVKKIAESLIDSLDHGMSWEILAKNHSQDSTAAKGGDIGYFQKGLLDPVYERAIKTVDNGAYTPKPVKTEGGWTIIRVIGRKEDGVRTAKIFLQTIPTAEDTARVMKLADSLRTSLTTDTLFAEAAKKFSSDKETNFNGGRLGWLEKTDVDSTFAPIVSNLSVGEISEPFPAGDALHLIRMDDMKQVRDYNLDEDYMKVEMFAINYMEDQKLREFVKKWREEVHIEIRMKE, encoded by the coding sequence ATGAAGAAATCAAATTTAATCGCTCTCGTTTTGTGGACTGCAAGTTCTCTCTTCGCAGCTCCGGAACTTTTTGAATCCATCGCCGCGATTGTCGATGGCAAGCCGATCATGCGTTCCGAAGTGATGGAAAACCTCTATCAGTTCCAGAATACGGCAGAAGCCTCGGAAAAATCGGAAAAGGAACAGATTGCGTTTGTGCTCGACCGCCTGATTGACGACAAGGTTCTGCTTTCGCGCGTGGACCGCGACTCGATTCGGATTACCGACGACGAAGTCGATCTGCGTGTGACGCAACATTTGCAGAATCTCGCGGCGCGTCAGAATATTAGCATGGAAATCCTCGAACGCGCGATCCGTGCACAGCTCGGCATGAGCATGGTGCAGTACCGGGAAAACCTCGCAAAACAGGTTCGGGAACAGATGACGATTGGCCGTATCCGCCAGCGTTACGTCGGTGGAATCAAACCGACCCGCAAGGAAGTCGCTGAATTCTACGAACATTACAAGGATTCCATTCCTCGTCAGTACAACTGCATGCGCCTTGCGCATATCGCTTTGAAAATCGAACCGAGCCCGATGATTGTGGACTCGGTCAAGAAGATCGCTGAATCGCTAATCGATTCCTTGGATCACGGCATGAGCTGGGAAATTCTCGCCAAGAATCATTCGCAGGATTCTACAGCGGCCAAGGGCGGTGATATCGGCTACTTCCAAAAAGGTCTTTTGGATCCGGTTTACGAACGTGCCATCAAGACGGTTGATAACGGTGCCTATACGCCGAAGCCTGTAAAGACAGAGGGCGGTTGGACGATTATCCGCGTCATCGGTCGCAAGGAAGATGGCGTTCGCACGGCGAAGATTTTTTTGCAGACCATTCCTACGGCAGAAGATACCGCTCGCGTGATGAAGCTTGCGGACTCTCTACGTACCTCTTTGACGACGGATACGCTCTTTGCGGAAGCGGCGAAAAAGTTCAGTTCCGATAAGGAAACGAACTTTAACGGAGGTCGCCTCGGTTGGCTTGAAAAGACGGACGTGGACTCGACGTTCGCTCCGATCGTTTCGAATCTTTCGGTCGGTGAAATTTCGGAACCGTTCCCGGCTGGGGATGCTTTGCACCTGATCCGTATGGATGATATGAAGCAGGTCCGCGATTACAATCTCGACGAAGATTACATGAAAGTGGAAATGTTTGCGATTAACTACATGGAAGATCAAAAACTGCGCGAATTCGTCAAGAAGTGGCGTGAAGAAGTGCATATCGAAATTCGCATGAAGGAATAA
- the ftsE gene encoding cell division ATP-binding protein FtsE: protein MIQFLHVTKTYEDNWKALCDVTLRINQGEFVFLTGHSGAGKSTLLKLIYMDERPDEFHGGEVMVQFNKDLVFDTKTATEKQVQELRRHMGIVFQDFKLLPDRNVFENVALALRITGTPEKQLNSRVFDALALVGISQKRLAMPYTLSGGEQQRVAIARAMVHNPYLILADEPTGNLDPENANEVFRIFKEINARGTTVLMATHNPDFYMNSPFRRLTLSHGVLQNRDIL, encoded by the coding sequence ATGATCCAATTCTTGCATGTGACGAAGACTTACGAGGACAACTGGAAAGCCCTTTGCGATGTCACGCTTCGCATCAACCAAGGTGAATTCGTCTTTTTGACGGGTCACAGCGGTGCAGGAAAATCGACGCTTCTCAAGTTAATTTATATGGACGAACGCCCTGATGAATTCCATGGTGGCGAAGTCATGGTGCAGTTCAATAAAGACCTTGTTTTCGATACGAAAACCGCTACGGAAAAACAGGTCCAGGAACTTCGCCGTCACATGGGAATCGTCTTTCAAGACTTTAAGCTTTTGCCGGACCGCAACGTTTTTGAAAATGTAGCGCTTGCTCTCCGCATTACGGGAACTCCTGAAAAACAGTTGAATTCAAGAGTCTTTGACGCGCTCGCTCTCGTGGGAATTTCCCAAAAGAGGCTCGCTATGCCGTACACGCTTTCGGGCGGTGAACAGCAACGCGTGGCAATCGCTCGCGCCATGGTGCACAATCCGTACCTGATTCTTGCGGACGAACCGACGGGTAATCTCGATCCGGAAAATGCAAATGAAGTCTTCAGGATTTTCAAGGAAATCAACGCTCGCGGTACAACGGTTTTGATGGCGACGCACAACCCGGACTTTTACATGAACAGTCCGTTTCGGCGCTTGACGCTTTCGCATGGCGTTCTTCAGAATCGAGACATCCTTTAA
- a CDS encoding bifunctional folylpolyglutamate synthase/dihydrofolate synthase: protein MTGDLKNMERLLEFLEHPEKKFRTIHVVGTDGKGSTSFYLANILTAHGVSAGLYTSPHLVNVRERIRMDNLPIAEEDFDRLLLQVKSAAEKNDTHVSFFEAVTLVCFLYFAEKRVGAAVVEAGLGGRLDSTRTACGELAVLTSIGLEHTEWLGCTESAILHEKLGVLSPRAKMFIGGISDVLVQDAEEFVKGIPATVEKPSVLKDLQVPNPGRHYIENASLSLAAARSFLGEKFSEKTAREALQKSLWIGRMHKLLDANGKFCWLLDGAHNPHAVKRLAEALDAYYPNQKFPCIFGALKDKAIDEMIPMLVPHVSTWHVTRTPYERFREIEDVALELKSLGCSVGTSAPMSKAFLEKVQAESNAPVLVTGSLYMIGETIDLLKNDFEDLKFFRGFSKSESEKH, encoded by the coding sequence ATGACAGGTGATTTAAAAAACATGGAGCGCCTGCTCGAGTTTTTGGAACATCCCGAAAAAAAGTTCCGCACGATTCATGTGGTGGGAACGGATGGAAAAGGCTCGACCTCTTTTTACTTGGCAAATATTTTGACAGCCCACGGCGTTTCTGCGGGGCTTTATACAAGTCCGCATTTGGTGAACGTTCGGGAACGTATCCGCATGGATAATCTTCCGATTGCGGAAGAGGATTTTGACCGTTTGCTGTTGCAGGTAAAGTCTGCGGCAGAAAAAAACGATACGCATGTGTCTTTTTTTGAAGCGGTGACGCTTGTCTGTTTTCTGTATTTTGCAGAAAAGCGTGTCGGCGCGGCGGTTGTGGAAGCGGGTCTCGGCGGTCGCTTGGATTCGACGCGAACGGCTTGCGGTGAACTGGCCGTGCTGACGAGCATCGGTTTAGAGCATACGGAATGGCTCGGCTGTACGGAATCTGCGATTCTCCATGAAAAGCTCGGTGTACTTTCTCCTCGGGCGAAAATGTTTATCGGAGGCATCAGCGATGTATTGGTGCAGGATGCGGAAGAATTTGTGAAGGGCATACCGGCAACGGTCGAAAAGCCGAGCGTACTTAAAGATTTGCAGGTGCCGAATCCAGGTCGCCATTACATAGAAAACGCATCTCTTTCCCTCGCTGCAGCCAGAAGTTTTTTGGGCGAAAAGTTTTCAGAGAAAACGGCTCGGGAAGCGCTCCAAAAGTCCCTATGGATCGGGCGTATGCATAAGCTTTTGGATGCGAACGGAAAGTTCTGTTGGCTACTCGATGGCGCTCACAATCCGCATGCGGTCAAACGCCTTGCAGAAGCCTTGGATGCCTATTACCCAAATCAAAAGTTTCCCTGCATTTTCGGCGCTTTAAAGGATAAGGCGATTGACGAAATGATTCCGATGCTGGTTCCCCATGTTTCGACGTGGCACGTGACGCGGACCCCTTACGAACGCTTCCGCGAAATCGAGGATGTGGCTCTGGAACTCAAGTCCTTGGGCTGCTCCGTAGGAACTTCTGCACCAATGTCCAAGGCTTTTTTGGAAAAGGTCCAGGCAGAATCGAATGCGCCTGTGCTTGTGACCGGTTCCTTGTATATGATCGGCGAAACGATCGATCTTTTGAAAAACGATTTTGAAGATTTGAAGTTCTTTCGTGGCTTCTCGAAGTCCGAAAGTGAAAAACATTAA
- the pth gene encoding aminoacyl-tRNA hydrolase, whose product MYLIVGLGNPGNQYENTHHNAGFMAVEMLADPGKSWKSEYKALTQKVTVGGEEVLLAKPQTYMNLSGEAVQALMTWYKVKPSQLLVFSDDINLDVGRIRVRANGSHGGQNGLRNIIEHVGDQFARVRFGVGKCPPKWDLSNWVLAKFPPEDRPVFDEAIGKVPALVECYFKNGIAKCMERYNGK is encoded by the coding sequence ATGTATTTGATCGTCGGACTTGGAAATCCCGGAAACCAGTATGAAAATACGCATCACAATGCGGGCTTTATGGCTGTAGAAATGCTTGCCGATCCGGGCAAAAGCTGGAAGTCGGAATACAAGGCTTTGACGCAAAAAGTGACGGTTGGCGGGGAAGAAGTTCTGCTTGCGAAACCGCAGACGTATATGAACCTCTCCGGCGAAGCGGTTCAGGCCTTGATGACCTGGTACAAGGTAAAGCCGTCTCAGCTGCTTGTGTTTTCGGACGATATCAATTTGGATGTGGGCCGTATCCGTGTACGTGCAAACGGGAGCCACGGCGGTCAGAACGGGCTTCGTAATATTATTGAGCATGTGGGCGACCAGTTCGCACGTGTGCGCTTTGGCGTAGGAAAATGCCCTCCCAAGTGGGATCTTTCGAACTGGGTGCTTGCCAAGTTCCCGCCGGAAGACCGTCCTGTCTTTGACGAGGCGATTGGAAAAGTTCCTGCTTTGGTGGAATGTTATTTCAAGAACGGAATCGCCAAGTGCATGGAACGTTATAACGGCAAATAA
- the queD gene encoding 6-carboxytetrahydropterin synthase QueD produces the protein MYRISKRFEISGAHRLQLSYESKCQELHGHNWIITVFCQSKTLNAEGMVVDFSHVKNAIQEKLDHKYLNEVVDFNPTAENMAKWICDQIPKCYKVSVQESEGNVAEYAVDG, from the coding sequence ATGTATAGAATTTCTAAGCGCTTTGAAATTTCCGGCGCGCACCGACTACAGCTTTCATACGAAAGCAAGTGCCAAGAGCTCCACGGTCATAATTGGATTATCACCGTTTTTTGCCAATCAAAAACGTTGAATGCCGAAGGCATGGTCGTGGATTTTTCGCATGTGAAAAATGCGATCCAGGAAAAGCTCGATCACAAGTATTTGAATGAAGTGGTGGATTTTAATCCGACCGCGGAAAATATGGCCAAATGGATCTGTGATCAGATTCCGAAATGCTATAAGGTTTCCGTTCAGGAAAGCGAAGGCAATGTGGCAGAATACGCTGTCGACGGTTAG
- a CDS encoding 7-carboxy-7-deazaguanine synthase QueE, producing the protein MKVSEIFLSIEGEGIRTGAPAVFVRLFGCNLHCAYCDSLYAIEGSDFVEMSPVEIFEKVQSFRTKYVTLTGGEPLIHADVQTLLKLLDDAGFEVNIETNGTRPSPVGYKNAFCTMDWKISSSGMRNEKNLQNLLTLEARDVLKFVVGTPEDLEDAVHIVEILEKEFAKEKRPLPVLYVSPIFGSMPYEEMVNWILANEVLRRNSTRFQVQLHKIIWDPLARGV; encoded by the coding sequence ATGAAAGTCTCTGAAATTTTCTTGAGCATCGAAGGCGAGGGCATTCGAACGGGTGCGCCTGCCGTTTTTGTACGCCTTTTCGGTTGCAATCTCCATTGTGCCTATTGTGATTCCCTGTATGCGATAGAAGGCTCGGATTTTGTGGAAATGTCGCCTGTCGAAATCTTTGAAAAGGTGCAGTCATTTCGTACAAAGTATGTAACGCTCACCGGTGGGGAACCGCTGATCCATGCGGATGTTCAAACGCTTTTGAAACTGTTGGACGACGCCGGTTTTGAAGTCAATATTGAAACGAACGGAACGCGCCCAAGTCCTGTCGGATACAAGAACGCTTTTTGCACCATGGATTGGAAAATTTCAAGCAGCGGCATGCGGAATGAAAAAAATTTGCAAAACCTTTTGACTCTTGAGGCTCGGGATGTGCTCAAGTTTGTCGTCGGAACGCCTGAGGATTTAGAGGATGCAGTGCATATTGTGGAAATTTTGGAAAAGGAATTCGCTAAGGAAAAACGCCCGCTTCCGGTGCTTTACGTTTCCCCGATTTTTGGATCGATGCCGTACGAGGAAATGGTGAACTGGATTCTTGCAAACGAGGTCTTGCGGCGAAATTCTACCCGCTTTCAGGTCCAGTTGCATAAAATCATCTGGGATCCCCTGGCCCGAGGCGTTTGA